The genomic window CACGTACCACCGGATCACGTTGTGGCCGATGCCGATGGGGGCCGGGTCGATCCCGCGGATCCTCGCGTGGAAGATGGGCAGCGCATCGGGCACGTAGAGGAAGATGTAGGGCTGGTCCTCGGCGAGGATCTCCTGGATCCGGTCGTAGCAGCGCTTGCGCTCGGCGCGGTCGAAAGTGCCGCGGCCCTTCTCCAGCAGGGCATCGACCTCGGGGTTGCTGTAGGAGACGAAGTTCAGCTCGCTGGGGCCCGTCTTGCTCGAGTGCCAGACGTCGTAGAGGTCGGGGTCCATGGGGATCGTCCAGCCGAGGATGACGGCGTCGAATCGGCGCTTGTTGATGAACTCCTTGATGAAGGCCGCCCACTCGATGATGCGGATCTTCACGGAGATGCCCACCTCGGCGAGCCGGCGCTGCACGATCTCGGCCGTCTTGGCGCGGACCTCGTTGCCCTGGTTGGTGAGAAGCTCGAACTCGAAGCGCCGGCCGTCCTTGTCGAGGATGCCGTCGCCGTCCGTGTCCCGCCACCCCGCCTCCGCGAGAAGCTCGAGGGCCTTCTTCGGGTCGTAGGGGTAGCGCCTCACGTTCGGGTTGTACTGCCAGGTGCCCGGCTTGAAGGGGCCCGTGGCCTCCTTGCCGAGGCCCAGGAGGATGCCGTCGATGAGCTCACCCTTGTCGACGGCGTGCGCCAGGGCCTGCCGGACCCGCCGGTCGGCGAACATCGGGTTCTGGAGGTTGAACCCCATGTACGTGTAGGCGAAGGCGAGGTAGCGGTACTTCCGGAAGTGGGTCCGGAAGTACCGGGTTTCCGTCTGGCGCGTGTACTGCAGGGGCGTGAGCCCCATGTGGTCGATGCCCCGCGCCCGGAGCTCGAGGAACAGGGTGGCCATGTCGGGGATGACCCGCATGATGCGCCCGTCGAGGTAAGGCCGGCCCTCGAAGTAATCCGGGTTGGCGACGAGGACGATCTTCTGCCCCGTCTTCCACTCCTTGAACCGGTAGGGGCCCGTGCCGACGGGGTGGCGCGCCAGCGGGCTGCGTGTCACGTCGGTTCCCTCCAGGAGGTGCCGGGGCATCACGGCGGCGCTCCAGCTCGTGAGCGCGGGGGCGAAGGGCTTGTCATAGGTGACGCGGAACGTGTAGGGGTCGAGGACCTCGGCCTTCTTCACCTTCAGGAAGTCGCCGGCGTAGGCGGTCGGCGTCTTCGGGTCGACCGTGAGCCGGTAGGTGAACAGGACGTCTTCGGCCGTGAAGGGCTGCCCGTCGTGCCAGCGGACCCCCTTGCGCAGCCGGAAGGTGATGACGAGGCCGTCCTTCGAGATGTCCCAGGACTCGGCCAGGTCGCCGACGATGTTGAGGTCCCGGTCGTACTTCACCAGACCGTTGAAGATGAGCCCCGAGATGCTGTGCGAGGCGCTGTCCGTGGCCAGCAGGGGGATGAGGTTGCTCGCGTCCCCGATGGAGCCCTCGACGAGGATGTCGCCGGTTGCGGGGACGCTCCGGCCCTCGCGCGCGGCGACGGGTGCCTCGTCCCTGTCGGAGCCCGCACAGGCGAGGATCGTCAGCAGGAGCCCCAGGATGGCCGCCATCGCCCTGAAG from Syntrophaceae bacterium includes these protein-coding regions:
- a CDS encoding peptide-binding protein, with product MNGRSFRAMAAILGLLLTILACAGSDRDEAPVAAREGRSVPATGDILVEGSIGDASNLIPLLATDSASHSISGLIFNGLVKYDRDLNIVGDLAESWDISKDGLVITFRLRKGVRWHDGQPFTAEDVLFTYRLTVDPKTPTAYAGDFLKVKKAEVLDPYTFRVTYDKPFAPALTSWSAAVMPRHLLEGTDVTRSPLARHPVGTGPYRFKEWKTGQKIVLVANPDYFEGRPYLDGRIMRVIPDMATLFLELRARGIDHMGLTPLQYTRQTETRYFRTHFRKYRYLAFAYTYMGFNLQNPMFADRRVRQALAHAVDKGELIDGILLGLGKEATGPFKPGTWQYNPNVRRYPYDPKKALELLAEAGWRDTDGDGILDKDGRRFEFELLTNQGNEVRAKTAEIVQRRLAEVGISVKIRIIEWAAFIKEFINKRRFDAVILGWTIPMDPDLYDVWHSSKTGPSELNFVSYSNPEVDALLEKGRGTFDRAERKRCYDRIQEILAEDQPYIFLYVPDALPIFHARIRGIDPAPIGIGHNVIRWYVPKEEQKYVMTQ